A region of Microbacterium suwonense DNA encodes the following proteins:
- a CDS encoding MFS transporter produces the protein MLIIGLILQSAFLFAFFLSLHTVMPFWVFLGMMAVLNFGQAAIVGVVPAYYSEMFRTDVRVTGISVGMQLGALAGGFTPFVATWIIAEGGSWPTLAIISAAVSAIAAIGVVVLRRRAVDPLGEDVRDDAAGAVTQGAERL, from the coding sequence GTGCTGATCATCGGGCTGATTCTGCAGAGTGCCTTCCTGTTCGCGTTCTTCCTGAGTCTTCACACGGTCATGCCGTTCTGGGTCTTCCTGGGCATGATGGCCGTACTCAACTTCGGCCAGGCCGCCATCGTCGGTGTGGTGCCCGCGTACTACTCCGAGATGTTCCGCACGGATGTGCGTGTGACCGGGATCTCGGTCGGCATGCAACTGGGGGCGCTGGCGGGTGGTTTCACGCCGTTCGTCGCGACCTGGATAATCGCCGAGGGCGGATCATGGCCGACGCTCGCGATCATCTCGGCGGCCGTGAGTGCCATCGCCGCGATCGGCGTGGTCGTGCTGCGTCGTCGAGCGGTCGATCCTCTGGGGGAAGACGTGCGCGACGATGCGGCAGGAGCTGTGACTCAGGGCGCCGAGCGCCTCTGA
- a CDS encoding acetyl-CoA hydrolase/transferase C-terminal domain-containing protein: MSAETEPARAAADLLRGRSTVTIMTAMSPQEPHSAIRKLLAEARRFDIEVTLLTACIDGSLAYLTDEDVISIRERRLHLVTLAGGVPRALGALADSIPQSLWNIDRMLQDGTIACDIYVVRATATPEGGIDVGAAVAFTPTMLAQPAVQTIVELDATGPHGLCDDNLDWSRCLVWASDELHGDEAASPEPAARAGSAADPAQVRIAEHVAQLVPEDATVQLGIGSLADAIATALRTGPSAGIHCGSVPGGVLMRIRQGEFARATDHADAGLQIATSLAETPARSGHRVPDSVRLRPIGYTHDPEVLAGIPVLWAINSALSIDVRGQVNSEWISGARVASAGGLRDFTAGAQRSSGGGSVVALPSRTRSGHSRILAMLEAPAAVSAGGHEVGYLVTEYGVATLHGRTQAQRAESIIAIAHPDDRDALSRGV, encoded by the coding sequence ATGTCTGCTGAAACCGAGCCCGCCCGCGCGGCGGCTGACCTCCTGCGCGGACGCTCTACGGTCACGATCATGACCGCGATGTCACCGCAGGAACCGCATTCGGCGATCCGCAAGCTCCTGGCCGAGGCGCGCCGCTTCGACATCGAGGTCACCCTGTTGACGGCCTGCATCGATGGCTCGCTCGCGTACCTCACGGATGAGGACGTCATCTCGATCCGGGAGCGTCGGCTCCATCTGGTGACGCTGGCCGGCGGGGTTCCCCGAGCGCTCGGGGCGCTGGCCGACAGCATCCCCCAGTCGCTGTGGAACATCGATCGCATGCTGCAGGACGGGACGATCGCGTGCGACATCTATGTCGTGCGCGCGACCGCGACGCCCGAGGGCGGAATCGACGTCGGAGCCGCAGTCGCATTCACCCCCACGATGCTCGCCCAGCCGGCGGTGCAGACGATCGTCGAATTGGATGCGACGGGGCCGCACGGTCTCTGCGACGATAACCTCGACTGGAGTCGCTGCCTGGTCTGGGCATCGGATGAGCTTCACGGTGACGAAGCAGCATCGCCGGAGCCTGCCGCGCGGGCGGGTTCGGCTGCCGACCCCGCGCAGGTGCGGATCGCCGAGCACGTCGCGCAATTGGTTCCCGAGGATGCGACGGTCCAACTGGGCATCGGGTCACTGGCGGATGCCATCGCGACGGCGCTGCGGACCGGTCCGTCGGCCGGCATCCATTGCGGCTCCGTTCCCGGCGGTGTGCTGATGCGGATTCGCCAGGGCGAATTCGCCCGCGCGACCGACCACGCGGATGCCGGGCTGCAGATCGCCACCAGCCTCGCCGAGACGCCGGCGAGGTCGGGGCACCGTGTCCCGGACAGCGTCCGGCTGCGACCGATCGGGTATACGCACGACCCGGAAGTGCTCGCCGGCATCCCCGTGCTGTGGGCGATCAACTCCGCCCTGAGCATCGACGTCCGGGGGCAGGTGAACTCGGAATGGATCTCCGGCGCTCGCGTGGCATCGGCTGGCGGGCTGAGGGACTTCACGGCCGGGGCGCAGCGCTCATCGGGCGGCGGGTCCGTCGTCGCGCTGCCGTCACGAACCCGTTCCGGTCACTCGCGCATCCTCGCGATGCTCGAAGCACCCGCGGCGGTGTCCGCGGGCGGTCACGAGGTCGGCTATCTGGTCACAGAGTACGGCGTCGCGACGCTGCACGGGCGCACGCAGGCGCAGCGAGCTGAGAGCATCATCGCCATCGCT
- a CDS encoding HtaA domain-containing protein, with translation MTRGLTWNVKDSLLAYVSRLADGAVLVDGGAEFTADGSIRFPHSPVANDDGAASGPTFTFSGSLTLSGHDELLHISIEGPAVSVMGDEIEVSGVDALTGMRVTIALGTVTSRRETDDDLVVEASSLALQESATELFAHQYPLGTILSPLLMCVPLRRPV, from the coding sequence ATGACCCGGGGACTGACGTGGAACGTCAAGGACTCACTGCTCGCGTACGTCTCACGGCTGGCCGACGGCGCCGTGCTCGTTGACGGGGGTGCGGAGTTCACGGCCGATGGCAGCATCCGGTTCCCGCACTCCCCGGTTGCGAACGATGACGGCGCTGCATCCGGCCCCACGTTCACGTTCAGCGGTTCACTCACCCTCTCCGGACACGACGAGCTCCTCCATATCTCCATCGAAGGACCAGCAGTCAGCGTGATGGGCGACGAGATCGAGGTGAGCGGCGTGGACGCGTTGACCGGCATGCGAGTCACGATCGCTCTGGGCACGGTGACGAGCCGACGAGAGACCGACGACGATCTCGTGGTCGAGGCCTCATCCCTCGCCCTCCAGGAGTCGGCGACCGAACTCTTCGCGCACCAATACCCCCTCGGCACGATCCTCTCGCCTCTGCTCATGTGCGTTCCTCTTCGCCGGCCCGTGTGA
- a CDS encoding acyl-CoA dehydrogenase family protein, with translation MKELTAEQKELVALVREFVDREVLPVASKFDHADEFPTDLVEQMKEIGLFGITIPEEFGGLGLDLYTYALIVRELSRGWISLSGVINTHFMAAWMLMTYGTEEQKATYLPRMATGESRSAYSMTEPHAGSDVQAIRTRAVRDGDEYVITGQKMWATNGLRADLAMILTVTDPTAEPRHRGMTAFLIEKEPSVSEQPGITVPPQLKKLGYKGVESTEIVFDGFRVPATAVLGGEEMVGQGFKQFMAAVELGRVNVAARAVGLATCALEQAVKYAKERETFGKPIAKHQAIQMKIAKMATNLRAAELLMLEAAELKATGARADLEAGMAKLFATEVAMENASEAMRIHGGYGYSQEFMVERLYRDAPLLVLGEGTNEIQQIVIAARVLADN, from the coding sequence ATGAAGGAATTGACGGCCGAGCAAAAAGAACTTGTTGCCCTGGTTCGCGAGTTCGTGGACAGGGAGGTTCTGCCGGTCGCGTCGAAGTTCGACCACGCCGACGAATTCCCTACCGATCTCGTCGAGCAGATGAAGGAGATCGGCCTGTTCGGCATCACGATCCCCGAGGAGTTCGGGGGCCTGGGCCTTGATCTGTACACGTATGCCCTGATCGTGCGGGAACTGTCCCGCGGATGGATCTCGCTTTCGGGAGTCATCAACACCCACTTCATGGCGGCGTGGATGCTGATGACTTACGGCACTGAGGAGCAGAAGGCGACGTATCTCCCGCGCATGGCAACCGGGGAGAGCCGCAGCGCGTACTCGATGACCGAGCCGCATGCAGGGTCCGACGTCCAGGCGATCCGCACGCGTGCGGTGCGCGACGGCGATGAATACGTGATCACCGGCCAGAAGATGTGGGCGACGAACGGCCTGCGCGCAGACCTCGCCATGATCCTCACCGTCACGGACCCCACGGCCGAGCCGCGCCACCGAGGCATGACGGCGTTCCTCATCGAGAAGGAGCCGTCGGTGTCGGAACAGCCTGGCATCACCGTGCCTCCGCAGCTCAAGAAGCTGGGGTACAAGGGCGTGGAGTCCACCGAGATCGTGTTCGACGGGTTCCGCGTTCCGGCCACAGCCGTGCTCGGAGGCGAGGAGATGGTCGGCCAGGGGTTCAAGCAGTTCATGGCGGCGGTCGAACTCGGTCGGGTGAATGTCGCGGCGCGCGCGGTGGGCTTGGCCACCTGCGCACTCGAGCAGGCCGTCAAGTACGCGAAGGAGCGCGAGACCTTCGGCAAGCCCATCGCGAAGCACCAGGCGATCCAGATGAAGATCGCCAAGATGGCGACGAACCTCCGCGCCGCGGAGTTGCTCATGCTTGAAGCCGCGGAACTGAAGGCGACCGGTGCGCGTGCCGACCTGGAAGCGGGCATGGCGAAGCTCTTCGCGACCGAGGTGGCGATGGAGAACGCATCGGAGGCCATGCGCATCCACGGCGGGTACGGGTATTCCCAGGAGTTCATGGTCGAGCGTCTGTATCGCGACGCTCCGCTGCTCGTGCTCGGAGAGGGCACGAACGAGATTCAGCAGATAGTCATCGCGGCGCGCGTGCTGGCTGACAACTGA
- a CDS encoding MFS transporter has protein sequence MTNRTGQIGSQAKRSAAASFVGGVMEFYDFFIYGAAAALVFPKLFFPDLDPVTGTLAAFATFGVAFLARPAGAVLFGHIGDRYGRKRMLVLTLWLMGGVTFCMGLLPSYAQVGLLAPVLLVVLRIIQGLAAGGELGGAAALAVEAAPRRRRGFLGAFSTAGTNAGTALGSFIFAMVVLLPEDQFAAWGWRIPFLASIVVLLVGFVVRRSIAEPEDFVKAQAATDKQVRRLPFVEVFRKHPKAILVSMFVFAAQNIAFYLVTVFSLNYAYSIDVLVNEYLLHSLTIVTLTNVVAMILWGRSPIASVESPC, from the coding sequence ATGACAAATCGAACGGGCCAGATCGGCTCTCAGGCGAAGCGATCAGCCGCGGCCAGCTTCGTCGGCGGAGTGATGGAGTTCTACGACTTCTTCATCTACGGGGCTGCAGCCGCGCTCGTCTTCCCGAAGTTGTTCTTCCCCGACCTCGATCCCGTCACCGGCACACTCGCGGCGTTCGCCACGTTCGGTGTGGCCTTCCTCGCCCGGCCCGCCGGCGCCGTGCTGTTCGGGCACATCGGCGACCGATACGGCCGGAAGCGGATGCTGGTGCTCACGCTGTGGCTAATGGGCGGCGTGACATTCTGCATGGGGCTGCTGCCCAGTTACGCGCAGGTCGGCCTGCTTGCGCCAGTTCTGCTTGTGGTGCTGCGCATCATCCAGGGGCTCGCCGCGGGCGGCGAGCTCGGCGGGGCGGCTGCGCTCGCGGTCGAGGCGGCGCCGCGGCGACGACGCGGCTTCCTCGGCGCGTTCTCGACAGCCGGGACCAACGCCGGTACCGCGCTCGGATCGTTCATATTCGCGATGGTCGTCCTTCTGCCCGAAGACCAGTTCGCGGCCTGGGGGTGGCGCATCCCCTTCCTGGCGAGCATCGTCGTGCTCCTCGTCGGCTTCGTCGTCCGCCGCTCGATCGCCGAGCCGGAGGACTTCGTCAAGGCGCAAGCCGCGACGGACAAGCAGGTACGGCGACTGCCGTTCGTCGAGGTTTTCCGCAAGCATCCGAAGGCGATCCTCGTCAGCATGTTCGTCTTCGCGGCGCAGAACATCGCGTTCTACCTCGTGACAGTTTTCTCACTGAACTACGCCTACAGCATCGACGTCCTCGTCAACGAGTATCTTCTGCACTCGCTGACCATCGTCACGCTGACGAATGTCGTCGCGATGATCCTGTGGGGGCGCTCTCCGATCGCATCGGTCGAAAGCCCGTGCTGA